From Frateuria aurantia DSM 6220, one genomic window encodes:
- a CDS encoding SLC13 family permease: MLTLQPCQDFLRRESLLVGFALLAAILQGTDPVSWAQLVAWSRPPTLVGLLGLMLAIQGIRDSGLIPALAHRLIRGIPSRRGLGMALVLSSALASMLLTNDVSLFLLIPLSLVLAGPTGLPVWRLVSLEALAVNAGSALSPVGNPQNLLLLQQSGLSLGRFSLGLLPSGLAMLTLVMVFSGCWLPGGRVPPMPADIAPQAVHRPMAGSSLLALAGMVLSLASGHPGWGCGLILLATLLLAPRLAIRIDWLLLASFLAIFVALGHAAALPPVHALLARLDLQQPLTLYLSGIVASQLISNVPAAVLLLSRHPDPTALAVAVNVGGFGFGIGSMANLIAWRIAGVKGGLGRFHKVSIPFLLVTAPIVYGLQQVWHPH, from the coding sequence TTGCTCACCCTGCAGCCGTGTCAGGACTTTCTGCGGCGTGAAAGCCTGCTGGTGGGCTTCGCCCTGCTGGCCGCGATACTGCAAGGCACAGACCCCGTTTCATGGGCACAGCTGGTTGCCTGGTCACGACCGCCGACCCTGGTCGGACTGCTGGGCCTGATGCTGGCGATCCAGGGCATTCGCGACAGCGGCCTGATTCCAGCCCTGGCCCACCGCCTGATCCGCGGCATTCCTTCACGGCGCGGCCTGGGCATGGCGCTGGTGCTGAGCAGTGCTTTGGCTTCCATGCTGCTGACCAACGATGTCAGCCTGTTCCTGCTGATCCCCCTCAGTCTGGTACTGGCCGGACCGACCGGCCTGCCAGTCTGGCGACTGGTCAGCCTGGAAGCGCTGGCCGTCAATGCGGGCTCCGCCCTGAGCCCGGTCGGCAATCCGCAGAACCTGCTGCTGTTGCAGCAGTCAGGCCTGAGTCTGGGCCGTTTCAGCCTGGGACTGCTGCCCTCGGGACTGGCGATGCTGACCCTGGTCATGGTCTTCAGTGGCTGCTGGCTGCCGGGCGGCCGGGTCCCGCCGATGCCGGCAGACATCGCACCTCAGGCAGTCCATCGCCCCATGGCCGGAAGCTCGCTGCTGGCCCTCGCCGGGATGGTGCTGAGCCTGGCCAGCGGCCATCCCGGCTGGGGTTGCGGGCTGATCCTGCTGGCGACACTGCTGCTGGCTCCGCGTCTGGCGATCCGGATCGACTGGCTGCTGCTGGCCAGCTTTCTCGCAATTTTTGTTGCCCTGGGTCATGCCGCGGCCCTGCCCCCGGTACATGCCCTGCTGGCCCGACTGGATCTGCAGCAACCGCTGACCCTGTACCTCAGCGGCATTGTCGCCTCCCAGCTGATCAGCAATGTGCCTGCCGCCGTGCTGTTGCTGAGCCGCCATCCTGACCCGACCGCACTGGCAGTGGCGGTCAATGTCGGTGGCTTCGGGTTCGGCATCGGCTCGATGGCCAATCTGATCGCCTGGCGGATCGCCGGGGTCAAGGGCGGTCTGGGCCGCTTCCACAAGGTCTCGATTCCCTTTCTGCTGGTCACCGCCCCCATCGTCTATGGCCTGCAGCAGGTGTGGCACCCGCACTAG
- the mazG gene encoding nucleoside triphosphate pyrophosphohydrolase produces the protein MTAPMAPVDIDALLQVVRRLRDPRHGCPWDLAQTLGSLAPYTLEEAHEVVDAIDRQDWAGLRDELGDLLFQVVLQSQLASEAGHFGFEDVCRASTDKMVRRHPHVFDAERHGRTLPDWEALKAQEPGRSHADRSALAGVSHGMPGWMRAQKLQKKAARVGFDWQSPQQAMAKLEEEVAEVRAELDEGSSSARLEDELGDVLFAVISLARHGGIDLARAMRGANRKFEARFRQMEASADRPEGLAGLEREQLQALWLQAKQSVPQASSAGVVPTDD, from the coding sequence ATGACCGCTCCGATGGCTCCCGTTGATATCGATGCCCTGCTTCAGGTCGTGCGGCGATTGCGCGATCCACGGCACGGCTGCCCCTGGGATCTTGCCCAGACGCTGGGCAGTCTGGCGCCTTATACCCTGGAAGAAGCCCATGAAGTGGTCGATGCCATCGATCGTCAGGATTGGGCCGGGCTGCGTGACGAGCTCGGTGATCTGCTGTTCCAGGTCGTGCTGCAATCACAGCTGGCCAGCGAGGCGGGGCACTTCGGTTTCGAGGATGTCTGTCGTGCCAGCACGGACAAGATGGTCCGGCGTCATCCGCATGTCTTTGATGCCGAGCGTCATGGCCGGACCTTGCCGGACTGGGAGGCGTTGAAAGCGCAGGAGCCGGGTCGAAGTCATGCTGATCGCAGCGCTCTGGCCGGGGTATCCCATGGCATGCCTGGCTGGATGCGGGCACAGAAGCTGCAGAAAAAAGCGGCGCGGGTCGGTTTCGACTGGCAGAGTCCGCAGCAGGCCATGGCCAAGCTGGAAGAAGAGGTGGCCGAGGTGCGCGCCGAGCTGGACGAGGGCTCATCCTCCGCACGGCTGGAGGACGAGCTGGGCGATGTGCTGTTCGCGGTGATCAGTCTGGCCCGTCATGGCGGCATTGATCTGGCCCGGGCCATGCGCGGAGCCAATCGAAAATTCGAGGCCCGTTTCCGGCAGATGGAGGCCAGCGCCGACCGGCCCGAAGGCCTTGCCGGACTGGAGCGCGAGCAGTTGCAGGCATTGTGGCTGCAGGCCAAACAGTCGGTGCCGCAGGCCTCGTCTGCCGGCGTGGTGCCGACAGACGATTGA
- a CDS encoding DUF4097 family beta strand repeat-containing protein: MRTMLFATATLLGLALPVAFASSRSCAVNAPVALQQDLDGIRVVELRQLETDLDLTGHQGGSGLQLQGEACASDADGLARLKITPHREGSTLVLQVGKSGPHVSMSFFSRHYAYQTLQLSLPAGVALKVDTGSGDVRISHLGALQITSGSGDLAISDLGGPLDLSTGSGDASVRGIHGPVTAAAGSGNLQIRDVAALHISQLGSGDLTATAIHGAVDVRSAGSGSLVVSDAAGGFSLGQVGSGDVRLRGLGGAVQVGSIGSGDLDVQDVKGHVQVGSIGSGDVTADRITGDLVVRAVGSGEVRHHDIGGKVSVPPSR, translated from the coding sequence ATGCGCACCATGCTGTTCGCCACCGCCACGCTGCTGGGACTGGCCTTGCCGGTGGCATTCGCCTCCTCCCGATCCTGTGCCGTCAATGCGCCGGTTGCCCTGCAGCAGGATTTGGACGGGATTCGTGTCGTCGAGCTGCGCCAGCTGGAAACCGACCTCGATCTCACCGGTCATCAAGGGGGCAGCGGCCTGCAGCTGCAGGGCGAAGCCTGTGCCAGTGATGCAGATGGTCTGGCCCGTCTCAAGATAACGCCGCATCGTGAAGGCAGCACGTTGGTGCTGCAGGTCGGCAAGTCCGGCCCTCATGTGTCCATGTCCTTTTTCAGCCGCCACTATGCCTATCAGACCTTGCAGCTGTCGCTGCCGGCCGGCGTGGCGCTTAAGGTAGATACGGGATCCGGTGACGTGCGGATCAGCCATCTGGGCGCGTTGCAGATCACCAGCGGTTCGGGCGATCTGGCGATCAGCGATCTCGGTGGTCCGCTGGACCTGAGCACCGGCTCGGGCGATGCCTCGGTCCGGGGCATCCACGGTCCGGTCACGGCCGCGGCCGGCTCCGGCAACCTGCAGATCCGTGACGTGGCGGCCTTGCATATCAGTCAGCTGGGTTCCGGCGATCTCACGGCCACGGCGATCCATGGTGCGGTCGATGTGCGCAGTGCCGGCTCCGGCAGCCTTGTCGTGTCCGATGCGGCGGGGGGATTCAGTCTCGGTCAGGTGGGGTCAGGTGATGTCCGTCTACGCGGACTGGGTGGGGCGGTACAGGTCGGGAGCATCGGTTCCGGCGATCTCGATGTCCAGGACGTGAAGGGCCATGTTCAGGTGGGCAGCATCGGCTCGGGCGATGTGACGGCCGACCGGATCACTGGCGATCTGGTGGTGCGCGCGGTCGGTTCTGGCGAGGTCAGGCATCATGACATCGGCGGCAAGGTGTCGGTGCCGCCGAGTCGCTGA
- a CDS encoding Hsp70 family protein encodes MHLGIDFGTSYSAAAAIREGQLHSIRFGEAQQFRTAAFFPENVPDPNDFVLTPALEAQLESLLRSGMRRQDGLRIVRRQWMEEQSRQGEAVSVGSLKHALFGDAAIEAYLLEGTGHLIESPKSMLGYRLDPRVRQTIVSIATHILEHIRLTASRQLDTAIRSAVIGRPVEFRSSMGADGGEQALGILREAATQAGFDSIRFVEEPAAAAMHYHQSLDTRQRALIVDIGGGTTDVAYAELGGDEPARILRSWGLARGGTDLDSGISLRRFMPLMGSEVQAIPAHHYVAAASVHNLPKQREFRQQDYRRVEAPYGPRLRALQELGATTRLNRRAEETKIGLSSETEHGVHLGFLEPGLDARVDTTEFAASAEDFLGRMRRLLEQVSQEWPAPPASIFLTGGSSRSPLLQQLVAGQFPGIPLVKGDPSLGVVSGLAAAPVIAD; translated from the coding sequence ATGCATCTGGGAATCGACTTCGGCACCAGCTATTCCGCCGCCGCCGCCATTCGCGAGGGACAGTTGCACAGCATCCGCTTCGGCGAGGCGCAGCAATTCCGCACCGCGGCGTTCTTTCCGGAAAACGTGCCGGACCCGAATGACTTCGTGCTGACCCCGGCACTGGAAGCTCAACTGGAGAGTCTGCTGCGCTCGGGCATGCGGCGCCAGGACGGACTGCGCATCGTGCGCCGGCAATGGATGGAAGAACAGTCGCGTCAGGGTGAAGCCGTCTCGGTCGGCAGCCTCAAGCATGCCCTGTTCGGCGATGCGGCCATCGAGGCCTACCTGCTGGAAGGTACCGGCCATCTGATCGAATCGCCGAAGTCGATGCTGGGCTACCGGCTGGATCCGCGGGTGCGCCAGACCATCGTCAGCATTGCCACCCACATTCTGGAACATATACGCCTGACCGCCAGCCGCCAGCTGGACACCGCGATCCGCAGCGCGGTGATCGGCCGGCCGGTGGAATTCCGCAGCTCGATGGGTGCAGACGGTGGTGAACAGGCGCTGGGCATTCTGCGCGAAGCGGCTACCCAGGCGGGCTTCGACAGCATCCGGTTCGTCGAGGAACCGGCCGCGGCAGCCATGCATTACCACCAGAGTCTGGACACTCGCCAGCGGGCCCTGATCGTGGATATCGGAGGCGGCACCACCGATGTGGCCTATGCCGAACTGGGCGGCGACGAGCCGGCCCGTATCCTGCGCAGCTGGGGCCTGGCCCGCGGCGGCACCGATCTGGACAGCGGCATCAGCCTGCGCCGGTTCATGCCCTTGATGGGGTCCGAAGTTCAGGCCATCCCGGCCCACCATTATGTCGCCGCCGCCAGCGTCCACAATCTGCCCAAGCAGCGCGAGTTCCGCCAACAGGATTACCGGCGCGTCGAGGCCCCCTACGGCCCGCGCCTGCGGGCCTTGCAGGAACTGGGCGCCACCACCCGCCTCAACCGCCGTGCCGAGGAGACCAAGATCGGGCTCAGTTCGGAGACCGAGCATGGCGTCCATCTCGGCTTTCTGGAACCTGGCCTGGATGCGCGCGTCGACACGACCGAATTTGCCGCCTCGGCGGAAGACTTTCTGGGCCGCATGCGGCGACTGCTTGAGCAGGTCAGCCAGGAATGGCCGGCCCCGCCGGCCAGCATCTTCCTGACCGGCGGCAGCTCGCGTTCACCCCTGCTGCAGCAACTGGTGGCCGGGCAGTTCCCCGGCATTCCGCTGGTCAAGGGCGACCCCTCGCTGGGCGTGGTCAGCGGCCTGGCGGCAGCCCCCGTGATCGCGGACTGA
- the cysQ gene encoding 3'(2'),5'-bisphosphate nucleotidase CysQ, with protein MSDWMTAEPRLRLLAALARQAGAAILEVYARPFEVHEKADHSPVTAADLAAQTVIVAGLQAIAPALPVVSEEAVNADWEQRRHWSSYWLVDPLDGTREFVKRNGEFTVNIALIENHQPLLGVVLAPVTGALYLAGRGFGAWTQSGPEGSWMPLRSRPLARPATVTGSRSYERAQPAELEQVAGAGYASMAMGSSLKFCLIADGQADIYLRLGATSEWDTAAAQCVLEEAGGAVLDLSGQRLRYNRGLSLINPEFIAVGDGGVDWDARLRNLRRIRGAEA; from the coding sequence ATGAGCGACTGGATGACGGCCGAACCCCGGTTGCGGCTGCTGGCGGCGCTGGCCCGCCAGGCCGGGGCGGCGATACTCGAGGTCTACGCCCGGCCTTTCGAGGTTCACGAAAAGGCCGATCATTCGCCGGTGACGGCGGCCGATCTGGCCGCCCAGACCGTGATCGTGGCCGGCCTGCAGGCCATCGCGCCGGCCCTGCCGGTAGTCTCCGAAGAGGCAGTCAATGCCGACTGGGAGCAGCGTCGGCACTGGTCCAGCTATTGGCTGGTCGATCCGCTGGACGGCACGCGCGAGTTCGTCAAGCGCAATGGCGAGTTCACCGTCAATATCGCCCTGATCGAGAACCACCAGCCGCTGCTGGGGGTGGTGCTGGCGCCGGTGACCGGAGCCTTGTATCTGGCCGGGCGTGGGTTCGGCGCCTGGACACAGTCGGGGCCGGAAGGTTCCTGGATGCCTCTGCGCAGCCGCCCCTTGGCCCGTCCTGCGACAGTGACCGGCAGCCGCTCCTATGAGCGGGCGCAGCCGGCGGAACTCGAGCAGGTGGCCGGCGCCGGTTATGCCAGCATGGCGATGGGCTCGTCTCTGAAGTTCTGCCTGATCGCGGATGGCCAGGCGGATATCTATCTGCGGCTGGGCGCCACTTCGGAGTGGGATACGGCGGCCGCGCAATGCGTACTGGAAGAGGCCGGTGGCGCGGTGCTGGATCTTTCCGGGCAGCGTCTGCGCTACAACCGTGGTCTCTCGCTGATCAATCCCGAATTCATCGCGGTGGGCGATGGGGGTGTCGACTGGGATGCCCGGCTGCGCAACCTGCGTCGTATCCGCGGCGCCGAGGCCTGA